A single Lolium perenne isolate Kyuss_39 chromosome 6, Kyuss_2.0, whole genome shotgun sequence DNA region contains:
- the LOC127309057 gene encoding uncharacterized protein isoform X1, whose product MRTRAGSDRKQPPMPAVGARRSTRVFVPPKTNPRPQSAERVRRSGKRLAFSSSDNTPHSHWLRWEPDTNAQQAADEQPKPHPTPPVPPPPPERAFRAVYKRKRRQSLLPDEGGTSLDRRFGIVFTRKSKRPKVAPFHGAAAIPCSSSSRDFLSRIGFLDTHFFTLGDGVATRTGVLVALVDTSFPGSSPEFLRFLLPMMRWMRRSQWSRVRNLASFFLLSSTALVTMFASQGLHFVRLQRPIAVRALLQRAMLHCGWCELRGADRLQQPVLSLNFSALPSYFQGLHSVIALRSIYLPAVIRRAMGFVGEAQEAYPRAHLEAHSGSPTPPLGDAAQPRGLVQDYVPLEQAAGVVVHGPRLKKHQRKRTSTRHPLSRHRLVARFPAKAIAAKQGTMASQTVLKPALTDHKVSGEPVQPKPALEISLDLLENMDDSDVSTPIGPNGMHKRCSFKSPTIERTNERLALSEVRQNIDTFQCKANLLIIQADRGWREEGALVMLEPSNSNGWCVAVKLHDVTRVSLKPSEQRFYVVNRVTGAYVWQVEDGWKLEFPHKWDWLLFKELHIEGRERNSQGKTIPIPGVNEVSDDMGGTVKVPFSRPEPDYIKTADDEVARALSRDSAYDMDSEDEQWLIQLKHGASDRRSTRQNNVSFEDFERIITLFEKDAYSNPEEANDVDQLLSRYPALGKGDNVLAIYQYWINKRYKKGTPLLKIFQGAPVRRGRLLQKSSVKKKRSFKRQRSQTGRGKPGFFLQDNAEEESALQRVVDAERAAKQATEKAVELRTRAQALMAKANLAAYKSVMALRIAEAASVSASYRDHVCKALLD is encoded by the exons ATGAGGACGCGCGCGGGATCTGATCGCAAGCAGCCACCCATGCCAGCCGTTGGGGCGCGCCGCTCCACGCGAGTCTTCGTGCCCCCCAAGACCAATCCCCGGCCCCAGTCCGCTGAGAGGGTCCGCCGCTCCGGCAAGCGCCTCGCCTTCTCCAGCTCCGACAACACCCCCCACTCCCACTGGCTCAGATGGGAGCCAGACACCAACGCCCAGCAAGCAGCCGATGAGCAGCCCAAGCCGCATCCCACCCCGCCAGTACCGCCGCCCCCGCCCGAGAGGGCCTTCCGGGCCGTCTACAAGCGGAAGCGCCGCCAGAGCCTCCTCCCTGACGAGGGCGGCACCAGCTTAGACAGGAGGTTCGGGATTGTCTTCACCAGGAAGAGCAAGCGACCCAAGGTCGCTCCTTTCCACGGCGCCGCCGCCATcccgtgctcctcctcctccagggACTTCTTGTCAAGAATCGGCTTCTTGGATACTCATTTCTTCACACTCGGGGATGGTGTTGCCACTCGTACCGGGGTGCTCGTTGCCCTGGTTGACACCTCTTTCCCGGGGAGCTCGCCCGAGTTCCTGCGATTTCTGCTTCCCATGATGCGGTGGATGCGACGGAGCCAGTGGAGCAGGGTCAGGAACCTCGCCTCCTTTTTTCTTCTCTCATCAACGGCTCTCGTCACCATGTTCGCGTCGCAGGGTCTGCACTTTGTCAGGCTCCAGCGCCCCATAGCTGTC CGTGCATTGTTACAGAGGGCTATGCTGCATTGCGGGTGGTGCGAGCTCCGTGGCGCAGACCGATTGCAGCAGCCGGTGCTGTCACTCAATTTCTCCGCGCTCCCTTCCTACTTCCAGGGCTTGCATTCCGTCATAGCCCTTCGCTCCATTTATCTGCCCGCCGTCATTCGGCGCGCCATGGGTTTCGTCGGCGAAGCTCAAGAAGCATATCCTCGGGCTCATTTAGAGGCACATTCTGGGTCTCCAACCCCACCACTTGGGGATGCTGCTCAACCTCGCGGATTGGTCCAGGATTACGTGCCTCTGGAACAGGCCGCAGGAGTGGTGGTGCACGGCCCGAGGCTAAAGAAGCACCAAAGGAAGAGGACCTCCACGAGGCATCCCCTGAGCCGGCACCGTCTTGTAGCAAGGTTTCCTGCCAAGGCAATTGCAGCGAAGCAGGGTACCATGGCCTCTCAGACGGTACTGAAGCCAGCCTTGACTGACCACAAGGTTTCCGGGGAACCCGTCCAGCCCAAACCAGCGTTAGAGATTTCTCTTGACTTGCTTGAGAACATGGATGACAGTGATGTCTCAACGCCTATCGGACCAAAcgggatgcacaagaggtgttctttCAAAAGCCCCACGATTGAGCGCACCAATGAAAGGCTGGCACTATCTGAGGTTAGACAGAATATAGATACGTTCCAGTGCAAAGCCAATCTCTTGATTATTCAAGCCGACAGGGGCTGGAGGGAAGAGGGGGCTCTAGTCATGCTGGAACCATCAAACTCCAATGGATGGTGTGTGGCTGTAAAGCTACATGACGTCACTAGAGTCTCTCTGAAGCCTTCAGAGCAAAGGTTCTATGTTGTGAACCGTGTAACCGGTGCCTATGTTTGGCAAGTCGAAGATGGATGGAAACTTGAGTTCCCTCATAAGTGGGACTGGCTTCTGTTCAAAGAACTGCACATCGAGGGCAGGGAGCGCAATTCTCAGGGAAAGACCATCCCGATTCCCGGTGTAAATGAGGTTTCTGATGACATGGGAGGGACTGTAAAAGTTCCTTTCTCTCGCCCTGAGCCAGACTATATCAAAACGGCGGACGATGAAGTCGCGCGCGCTCTCTCTCGAGATTCAGCTTATGACATGGACTCGGAGGACGAGCAGTGGCTCATCCAGCTGAAGCATGGAGCTTCTGATAGAAGAAGCACCCGCCAGAACAATGTCTCTTTTGAGGATTTCGAGAGAATAATAACCCTGTTCGAAAAGGACGCCTACAGTAATCCGGAGGAAGCTAATGATGTGGATCAGCTCCTTTCCAGATACCCGGCTTTAGGGAAGGGTGACAATGTCCTTGCCATATACCAATATTGGATAAATAAGAGATATAAGAAAGGCACACCACTACTGAAGATATTTCAG GGTGCACCCGTAAGGCGGGGACGGCTATTGCAGAAATCTTCTGTCAAGAAGAAGAGATCTTTCAAGAGGCAACGAAGCCAAACTGGCCGAgggaagcctggattcttcttgcaAG ACAATGCAGAAGAGGAGTCAGCCctgcagagagtcgtggacgccgAACGCGCCGCAAAGCAGGCCACGGAGAAGGCAGTCGAGCTGCGCACGAGAGCCCAGGCCCTGATGGCGAAGGCCAACCTGGCGGCGTACAAGTCGGTGATGGCCCTCCGGATCGCCGAGGCAGCAAGCGTGTCCGCCTCGTACCGGGATCATGTCTGCAAGGCCCTCCTTGACTAG
- the LOC127309057 gene encoding uncharacterized protein isoform X2 — MRTRAGSDRKQPPMPAVGARRSTRVFVPPKTNPRPQSAERVRRSGKRLAFSSSDNTPHSHWLRWEPDTNAQQAADEQPKPHPTPPVPPPPPERAFRAVYKRKRRQSLLPDEGGTSLDRRFGIVFTRKSKRPKVAPFHGAAAIPCSSSSRDFLSRIGFLDTHFFTLGDGVATRTGVLVALVDTSFPGSSPEFLRFLLPMMRWMRRSQWSRVRNLASFFLLSSTALVTMFASQGLHFVRLQRPIAVRAMLHCGWCELRGADRLQQPVLSLNFSALPSYFQGLHSVIALRSIYLPAVIRRAMGFVGEAQEAYPRAHLEAHSGSPTPPLGDAAQPRGLVQDYVPLEQAAGVVVHGPRLKKHQRKRTSTRHPLSRHRLVARFPAKAIAAKQGTMASQTVLKPALTDHKVSGEPVQPKPALEISLDLLENMDDSDVSTPIGPNGMHKRCSFKSPTIERTNERLALSEVRQNIDTFQCKANLLIIQADRGWREEGALVMLEPSNSNGWCVAVKLHDVTRVSLKPSEQRFYVVNRVTGAYVWQVEDGWKLEFPHKWDWLLFKELHIEGRERNSQGKTIPIPGVNEVSDDMGGTVKVPFSRPEPDYIKTADDEVARALSRDSAYDMDSEDEQWLIQLKHGASDRRSTRQNNVSFEDFERIITLFEKDAYSNPEEANDVDQLLSRYPALGKGDNVLAIYQYWINKRYKKGTPLLKIFQGAPVRRGRLLQKSSVKKKRSFKRQRSQTGRGKPGFFLQDNAEEESALQRVVDAERAAKQATEKAVELRTRAQALMAKANLAAYKSVMALRIAEAASVSASYRDHVCKALLD; from the exons ATGAGGACGCGCGCGGGATCTGATCGCAAGCAGCCACCCATGCCAGCCGTTGGGGCGCGCCGCTCCACGCGAGTCTTCGTGCCCCCCAAGACCAATCCCCGGCCCCAGTCCGCTGAGAGGGTCCGCCGCTCCGGCAAGCGCCTCGCCTTCTCCAGCTCCGACAACACCCCCCACTCCCACTGGCTCAGATGGGAGCCAGACACCAACGCCCAGCAAGCAGCCGATGAGCAGCCCAAGCCGCATCCCACCCCGCCAGTACCGCCGCCCCCGCCCGAGAGGGCCTTCCGGGCCGTCTACAAGCGGAAGCGCCGCCAGAGCCTCCTCCCTGACGAGGGCGGCACCAGCTTAGACAGGAGGTTCGGGATTGTCTTCACCAGGAAGAGCAAGCGACCCAAGGTCGCTCCTTTCCACGGCGCCGCCGCCATcccgtgctcctcctcctccagggACTTCTTGTCAAGAATCGGCTTCTTGGATACTCATTTCTTCACACTCGGGGATGGTGTTGCCACTCGTACCGGGGTGCTCGTTGCCCTGGTTGACACCTCTTTCCCGGGGAGCTCGCCCGAGTTCCTGCGATTTCTGCTTCCCATGATGCGGTGGATGCGACGGAGCCAGTGGAGCAGGGTCAGGAACCTCGCCTCCTTTTTTCTTCTCTCATCAACGGCTCTCGTCACCATGTTCGCGTCGCAGGGTCTGCACTTTGTCAGGCTCCAGCGCCCCATAGCTGTC AGGGCTATGCTGCATTGCGGGTGGTGCGAGCTCCGTGGCGCAGACCGATTGCAGCAGCCGGTGCTGTCACTCAATTTCTCCGCGCTCCCTTCCTACTTCCAGGGCTTGCATTCCGTCATAGCCCTTCGCTCCATTTATCTGCCCGCCGTCATTCGGCGCGCCATGGGTTTCGTCGGCGAAGCTCAAGAAGCATATCCTCGGGCTCATTTAGAGGCACATTCTGGGTCTCCAACCCCACCACTTGGGGATGCTGCTCAACCTCGCGGATTGGTCCAGGATTACGTGCCTCTGGAACAGGCCGCAGGAGTGGTGGTGCACGGCCCGAGGCTAAAGAAGCACCAAAGGAAGAGGACCTCCACGAGGCATCCCCTGAGCCGGCACCGTCTTGTAGCAAGGTTTCCTGCCAAGGCAATTGCAGCGAAGCAGGGTACCATGGCCTCTCAGACGGTACTGAAGCCAGCCTTGACTGACCACAAGGTTTCCGGGGAACCCGTCCAGCCCAAACCAGCGTTAGAGATTTCTCTTGACTTGCTTGAGAACATGGATGACAGTGATGTCTCAACGCCTATCGGACCAAAcgggatgcacaagaggtgttctttCAAAAGCCCCACGATTGAGCGCACCAATGAAAGGCTGGCACTATCTGAGGTTAGACAGAATATAGATACGTTCCAGTGCAAAGCCAATCTCTTGATTATTCAAGCCGACAGGGGCTGGAGGGAAGAGGGGGCTCTAGTCATGCTGGAACCATCAAACTCCAATGGATGGTGTGTGGCTGTAAAGCTACATGACGTCACTAGAGTCTCTCTGAAGCCTTCAGAGCAAAGGTTCTATGTTGTGAACCGTGTAACCGGTGCCTATGTTTGGCAAGTCGAAGATGGATGGAAACTTGAGTTCCCTCATAAGTGGGACTGGCTTCTGTTCAAAGAACTGCACATCGAGGGCAGGGAGCGCAATTCTCAGGGAAAGACCATCCCGATTCCCGGTGTAAATGAGGTTTCTGATGACATGGGAGGGACTGTAAAAGTTCCTTTCTCTCGCCCTGAGCCAGACTATATCAAAACGGCGGACGATGAAGTCGCGCGCGCTCTCTCTCGAGATTCAGCTTATGACATGGACTCGGAGGACGAGCAGTGGCTCATCCAGCTGAAGCATGGAGCTTCTGATAGAAGAAGCACCCGCCAGAACAATGTCTCTTTTGAGGATTTCGAGAGAATAATAACCCTGTTCGAAAAGGACGCCTACAGTAATCCGGAGGAAGCTAATGATGTGGATCAGCTCCTTTCCAGATACCCGGCTTTAGGGAAGGGTGACAATGTCCTTGCCATATACCAATATTGGATAAATAAGAGATATAAGAAAGGCACACCACTACTGAAGATATTTCAG GGTGCACCCGTAAGGCGGGGACGGCTATTGCAGAAATCTTCTGTCAAGAAGAAGAGATCTTTCAAGAGGCAACGAAGCCAAACTGGCCGAgggaagcctggattcttcttgcaAG ACAATGCAGAAGAGGAGTCAGCCctgcagagagtcgtggacgccgAACGCGCCGCAAAGCAGGCCACGGAGAAGGCAGTCGAGCTGCGCACGAGAGCCCAGGCCCTGATGGCGAAGGCCAACCTGGCGGCGTACAAGTCGGTGATGGCCCTCCGGATCGCCGAGGCAGCAAGCGTGTCCGCCTCGTACCGGGATCATGTCTGCAAGGCCCTCCTTGACTAG
- the LOC127309058 gene encoding ferredoxin-thioredoxin reductase catalytic chain, chloroplastic — translation MMSITTTAASSPLCPAPVSRGGRRRCVVRAQAGGEADKSVEIMRKFSEQYARRSSTFFCSDKSVTAVVIKGLADHKDTLGAPLCPCRHYDDKAAEAAQGFWNCPCVPMRERKECHCMLFLTPDNDFAGEDQVISLEEIKEATSKF, via the exons ATGATgtccatcaccaccaccgccgccagcaGCCCGCTCTGCCCGGCGCCCGTCTCCAGGGGCGGCCGGCGGAGATGCGTCGTTCGGGCTCAAG CCGGAGGAGAGGCGGACAAGTCGGTGGAGATAATGAGGAAATTCTCGGAGCAGTACGCGCGCCGCTCCAGCACCTTCTTCTGCTCCGACAAGTCCGTCACAGCCGTCGTCATCAAG GGACTTGCTGACCACAAGGATACCCTCGGAGCTCCTCTCTGCCCTTGCAG GCATTACGACGACAAGGCCGCCGAGGCAGCGCAAGGGTTCTGGAACTGCCCCTGTGTTCCCATGAGAGAAAG GAAGGAGTGCCATTGCATGCTTTTCCTCACCCCCGACAACGATTTCGCCGGAGAAGACCAG GTTATCAGCCTGGAGGAGATCAAAGAAGCGACATCCAAGTTCTAA